From one Flavobacterium sp. N502536 genomic stretch:
- a CDS encoding helix-turn-helix transcriptional regulator — translation MDETPKRFDRIVAILIQLQSKKIVKAQELADRFEVSLRTIYRDIRTLEASGVPIYSEAGVGYALMDGYRLPPVMFTREEVSSFIAAEKLMQKFTDPSLGAHYASAMYKLKSVLRSTDKDWLSNIESRVVMNTAEPLFNDNSPNTLALLFEGIAEKKQLLLSYKTYETDTATQRNIEPVGVFHDNNNWYFLGYCHLRQDYRQFRTDRIQGIRKTDSDFTIEHNALETYINKTETCPTTKVRILIDKKIARYLSTEKKYHGFISEKEVDGKIEMTFMSRDIENSFPRWFLMYGDYATILEPERLKTTTLQLLEINRKRLL, via the coding sequence ATGGACGAAACCCCAAAACGATTTGACCGAATTGTTGCCATCCTGATCCAATTACAATCCAAAAAAATTGTAAAAGCACAGGAGTTGGCCGATCGCTTTGAAGTGAGTTTGCGAACGATTTATAGAGACATTCGAACGCTTGAAGCATCAGGAGTCCCTATTTACAGTGAGGCCGGAGTGGGTTACGCCCTGATGGATGGTTACAGATTGCCGCCGGTTATGTTTACACGCGAGGAAGTAAGCAGCTTTATTGCCGCCGAAAAACTAATGCAAAAATTTACCGATCCATCTCTTGGAGCACATTATGCATCGGCTATGTATAAACTGAAATCTGTTTTAAGAAGTACCGATAAAGACTGGCTCTCCAATATCGAATCACGAGTTGTAATGAATACCGCTGAGCCTCTGTTTAATGATAATTCGCCAAATACTTTAGCGCTTCTTTTTGAAGGTATTGCCGAGAAAAAACAACTTTTGCTTTCGTACAAAACCTACGAAACAGATACCGCTACACAAAGAAACATAGAACCGGTAGGCGTTTTTCACGACAACAACAATTGGTATTTTTTAGGATACTGCCATTTACGACAGGATTATCGTCAGTTTAGAACAGACAGAATTCAGGGTATTCGCAAAACAGACTCTGATTTTACAATCGAACACAATGCTTTAGAAACCTATATCAATAAAACAGAAACCTGTCCAACAACAAAAGTTCGCATCTTAATTGATAAAAAAATTGCCCGTTATCTGTCTACTGAAAAAAAGTACCACGGCTTTATCTCTGAAAAAGAAGTAGACGGAAAAATAGAAATGACTTTTATGTCACGTGATATCGAAAACTCATTTCCACGCTGGTTTCTCATGTATGGAGACTATGCTACTATTCTGGAACCCGAAAGGCTCAAAACCACAACACTGCAATTACTGGAAATCAACCGAAAAAGACTTTTATAA
- a CDS encoding DinB family protein: MSFKKIMTNYAAYNLWVNQQFVNWLSTKTDELLHKEVLSSYTSIVKTLNHIWETEEYWFSVIAEIPQPERREGTDLNKDEVFEGLLNTSAKLAAFITSLSDEQLLKTIKIENPWFQCDLPVSDYLLQVVNHGTYHRGQIVTMGRNIGITDASNTDYNFYNVVKEKH; the protein is encoded by the coding sequence ATGAGTTTTAAAAAAATTATGACCAATTATGCAGCTTATAATTTATGGGTCAATCAGCAATTTGTGAACTGGCTTTCAACAAAAACAGACGAATTGCTGCATAAAGAAGTTCTTTCAAGCTATACAAGTATTGTTAAAACATTAAATCATATTTGGGAAACCGAAGAATATTGGTTTTCGGTAATAGCTGAAATACCTCAGCCCGAAAGAAGGGAAGGTACTGATTTAAATAAGGATGAAGTGTTTGAAGGTTTATTGAATACATCTGCAAAATTAGCGGCATTCATCACATCATTATCAGACGAACAGTTGTTGAAAACAATCAAAATTGAAAATCCATGGTTTCAGTGTGATTTGCCTGTCAGCGATTACTTGTTGCAGGTGGTGAATCACGGAACGTATCACAGAGGTCAAATTGTAACGATGGGAAGAAATATAGGTATTACCGATGCTTCCAATACCGATTATAATTTTTACAATGTGGTAAAAGAGAAACACTAG
- a CDS encoding DinB family protein, whose product MKTLAAQVITPEDLLIHWQGHRALTRRVIEAFPEKDFFEFSIGGMRTFAQLTDELLAIAAPALKGIVNKEIKPYTEASEKLIFKAQYLEKWDEATAEINEYWKQLSIEDFSETFNLFGQYEFPIIQNVLYFVDNEVHHRGQAYVYLRALNIEPPFFWERQ is encoded by the coding sequence ATGAAAACATTAGCAGCCCAAGTAATTACTCCTGAAGATTTATTGATCCACTGGCAAGGACATCGCGCACTTACACGTCGTGTGATTGAAGCGTTTCCGGAGAAAGATTTTTTTGAATTTTCGATTGGAGGAATGCGAACTTTCGCGCAGTTGACAGACGAGCTTTTAGCTATTGCAGCTCCGGCATTAAAAGGAATTGTAAATAAAGAGATCAAACCTTATACAGAAGCATCTGAAAAATTAATCTTTAAAGCCCAGTATCTTGAAAAATGGGATGAGGCCACAGCTGAAATTAACGAATACTGGAAACAATTGTCGATTGAAGATTTTAGTGAAACATTCAACCTGTTTGGTCAATATGAATTTCCTATAATCCAAAATGTTTTGTATTTTGTTGACAATGAAGTACATCACCGTGGACAAGCTTACGTATATTTAAGAGCTTTAAATATCGAACCTCCTTTTTTCTGGGAGAGACAGTAG